The genomic window CCTCGGACATCGGCGCCAACAGCGGCAAACCGCCACGCGCGGAGGTCACGGTCTCGTAGGCGACACAGGTCGCGCCGGAGGCCAACAGGTCCCGCGTTTGCTCGGGGTCGGGGGCGAGGTGGAGGTAGGTGTACAGCAGCTGGCCTTCACGCAACTGTTTGCGCTCGGCGGCCTGGGGTTCCTTGACCTTCACGACCATGTCCGATTCGGCGAAGATCTCCTCGGCGGTGTCGACCACACCGGCGCCAACGGCGGTGTACGCGGCATCGTCCGCGCCGATCCCGGCACCGGCACCGGACTCCATCGTCACACTGTGACCCGCGCGCACCAGTTCGCGCGCGGCAGTCGGTGTCAGACCCACGCGGTACTCGTGGTTCTTGATCTCTTTGGGGCATCCGATTTTCATGGGGCGTACTCCAGTTGGCGGACTGACCGGGACGTTCCGGCCTTGTCAAATCCCGCGCACAGTTTGTACCGCCCCATACCGTATAGTGTTGCTATTTGGCGACAATTCCACCCTGGAAAACAATTTTCTTCTAACATTCCCGAATAACACAGAACATTATTCAGATCATGCAACGTGGTACCACAGACGCGGTGGAACTGGACGACCGCGACCGACGGATTCTCGAACTGCTGCAGCACGATGGGCGCATGTCGAATGCCGACCTGTCCGAACGCGTCAATCTCTCCCCGTCCGCGTGCCTGCGCCGCGTGAAACGCCTTGAGGACCTCGGTGTCATCGACCGCTACGTCGCCCTGCTGGGGCGAACGCGACTGGGCCGTGCCGGCACCGCGTTCCTGTTGATCCGCATGGAGCGCCAATCACGCGACCTGTTCAAGCAGTTCGAGCGCGCTATTGTGGCCATACCGGAGGTGCTGGAAGTGCACCTGATCGCCGGCGACGCCGACTACATCGTCAAGATGGCCTACCGCGACGCACAGGACTTCGAACGCTTGTATTTCGACGATCTGATGAATCTCCCGGGGGTCATTGGCACCCAGACCAAACTGTCGCTACGATCGGTCTACAGTGATACGGCGCTGCGTCTCAACCGACCCTAGCGTCACCCGCCGCCAGACCGCCGAGAGCCCAACCGATGGACCTGTTCAGCTTCGAAAATCTCTTCACCTTGATGATGCTGGTGATGTTGCAAGCCGTGCTCGGCTTCGACAACCTGCTGTATATCTCGCTCGAATCACAGAGTGTGCCCAAGGCACAGCAGTCGCAAGTGCGCAAGCTTGGTATTGCGCTCGCCGTGATCCTGCGCATCGTGCTGCTCTGGGCCCTGGTGTCGGTGCTCGACAAGTTTCAGACCGAGCTCTTCCACATCGAGTGGGTCGGCGTGATCGTCGGGACATTCAATCTGCAAGCCGTGGTTGTGTTGATTGGCGGGGTGTTCCTGCTCTACACCGCCACCAAGGAGATCAGCCACATGCTCGTCATTGAGGTGCACGAGGCAGGCGATCGACCACGCAAATCCTTTTTCGCCGCGCTGACCTGGATCGTGCTGATGAACGCCGTGTTCTCGTTTGACTCGATCCTGTCGGCGATGGCATTGACCGACAATTTCACGGTCATGGCAACGGCCATCATCATCGGCGGGGTTCTGATGATCTGGCTGGCAGACCGCGTCACCGACTTCCTGAAGAAGAACCGGATGTACGAGGTGGTGGGCCTGTTCATC from Pseudomonadota bacterium includes these protein-coding regions:
- a CDS encoding TerC family protein, which gives rise to MDLFSFENLFTLMMLVMLQAVLGFDNLLYISLESQSVPKAQQSQVRKLGIALAVILRIVLLWALVSVLDKFQTELFHIEWVGVIVGTFNLQAVVVLIGGVFLLYTATKEISHMLVIEVHEAGDRPRKSFFAALTWIVLMNAVFSFDSILSAMALTDNFTVMATAIIIGGVLMIWLADRVTDFLKKNRMYEVVGLFILFLVAVMLISEGAHLAHLSLFGYAIEPLSKATFYLVIFVMVLVDIVQTRYQRKLQALLQRATAKTGQSAS
- a CDS encoding Lrp/AsnC family transcriptional regulator; the encoded protein is MQRGTTDAVELDDRDRRILELLQHDGRMSNADLSERVNLSPSACLRRVKRLEDLGVIDRYVALLGRTRLGRAGTAFLLIRMERQSRDLFKQFERAIVAIPEVLEVHLIAGDADYIVKMAYRDAQDFERLYFDDLMNLPGVIGTQTKLSLRSVYSDTALRLNRP